The sequence CACGCTGATTCACCTCGCCGGGCCGAGTTCGGTCCGGATGGCCTGGCGCACCCACTACGTCGGGCACCTCCGTGCGGTGAACAACAACTTCCTGGACACGTACCAGTTGAAGTCGGCGAACGCGATCCTGGACGGCAACATCAGGCGCATCGAGCGCGACGGCGCCGGCTTCAAGGTGACATTCTCGTTCTCCCGGGTGGACGAGGTCAGCAAGGAGCTGTGGTACGACCGGGTGATCGCCTGCACCGGGTTCGCCTTCGACCCGTCGATCTTCGATGACGCCTGCCGTCCGGCACTCGCGATCAAGGACCGCTTCCCGGCCCAGACCCCGGCGTGGGAATCGGTGAACGTGCCCGGCCTGTACTTCGCCGGCACGCTTTCCCAGGAGCGGGACTTCAAGCGCTCGACCAGCGGCTTCATCCACGGCTTCCGCTACGCGGTGCGTGCGCTTCACAAGATCCTTGAGCGACGGTACGGGCAGACACCGTGGCCGGCGCAGAAGCTGGACGCCACCCCCGAGGCGATCGCCGACGCCATCGTCGCCCGGGTCAACCGCACCTCCGCCCTGTGGCAGCAGTTCGGCGTCCTCGCCGACGTGGTGACGGTGGCCGGGCCGGACGCGCGATACCACGACGAGGTGCCGGTCGAGTACTTCGCTCAGGCCGGTCTGCGCACCGCCGACCACGACTACGCGCACGCCTTCGTCGTCACCCTCGAATACGGCCCTGGGCACGACCAGGTGGACCCGTTCGACATCACGGTCGGCCGGGTGGCGCAGGACGTCGTCGGTCAGGCCCACGAGGCCGCCTACCTGCATCCGGTCGTTCGTCACCACCGTGCGGGCCAGGTGGTGGCCACCCACCACCTGGCGGAGAACCTGGAGAACCGGTGGGATCGGCCGGACGTCCATGTGGCGCCGCTGGCCGCGTTTCTCGGCCGCTGCCTGACCCGCGTCGAGGCTTGAGATGTTCGCGCTGGACGAGGTGAGGCTGAACCTGGCCGACGTGGCCGCCGGCGCGCGGCGCCGCCTGGACCCGGTGCACTGGGACTTCTTCGCGGGCGGGGCCGGCGAGGAACGGACGGTCCGCGCCAACGAGGAAGCCTTCACGAGGCGCTGGGTCGTGCCCCGGATCCTGCGGGCGGTGGGCGAACGCGACCTGCGGATCTCGCTTCTCGGCAGCCCGGTGTCGATGCCGGTGCTGATCGCGCCGACCGCGTTCCACCGGCTGGCCCACCCCGAGGGTGAGGTGGCCACCGCGCGGGCCGCCGCCGGGGCCGGCACGATCATGGTGATCAGTATGGCGGCCACCCGGTCGGTCGAGGAGATCACCGCGGGCGGCGGCGTTCACTGGTTCCAGCTCTATCCGCAGTCGGACCTCGGATTCACCTCGTCGCTGGTCCGGCGGGCGGAGGCGGCTGGCTGCCGGGCCCTGGTCGTCACGGTCGACTCGCCGGTGTTCGGTCGGCGCGAACGCGACCTGCGGCACGGCTTCGTCGACCTGCCACCCGGACTGGTCTGCGAGAACATGCGCGACGCGAGCGGCCAGCTCCGGGACATCGAGATGGACGCCGGGTTGGACTGGCGGCGGATCTCCTGGTTGCGTGGGCTCACGACACTGCCGATCCTGCTCAAGGGGGTGCTGCACCCGGCCGACGCCCGGCTGGCCGTCGAGCACGGCGTCGACGGTGTGCTGGTGTCCAACCACGGCGGTCGGCAACTCGATCAGGTGATCGCCACCCTGGACGCGTTGCCCGCAATCGTCGAGGCGGTCGGGGGGCGGTTGCCGGTGCTGGTCGACGGCGGCATCCGCCGCGGCACGGACGTACTGGTGGCGCTGGCGCTGGGCGCGACCGCCGTACTGGTCGGCCGCCCGGTGCTCTGGGGGCTCGCGGCGGGCGGCGCCGCCGGGGTACGGCACGTGCTCGACCTGTTACGTGCCGACCTCGATCGGGCGCTGGCGCTGGCCGGCGCCACGAGACCGGGCGATCTCAGTGCTGACCTCGTCGCCACGGTGGCACGCGCATGACAGCTCCGGTCGTCGTTGTCGTGCTGCTCGTGCTCGGTGCGGGCTGGACCCTTCCACGTTGGCTGCCCCCGGGGGTGGTCCGGCTGCGGGAGTGGGTCTTCGCCAGGGTCAACGGCGTCGAAGGCATCCCGGTGCCGGGTCCGACCGTCGGCGTCGAGCACTTCGAGTGGGTGTACTCGCATCCGGCGGCCGACGGACGCAGCCGGGGGGCCGCGCTGTCGGACCTGTTCTGGTACTGGCTGGCGCCGGGACCGCAGATGCACCAGGAGCACCTGGAGCCCGGCGAGCGCTACCGGACGGTGGCCGCGACGACCAGGCGGGTGCTGGCGGTGCCGCACCAGCGCTCGGACGAACTCGCCGCCGCGGTCACGCGGCGGGTGTTGGACGAGTTGCCGGCCGGTCGGAGCCACGTACGGCTGCGTGACCTGATGATGCCGGTGTGGGCCGAGGTCTACTACGAGTTGGTCTTCGACCAACCGTGTCCCGCGGACGCGCGGGCGATGATCGTCGCCAACGCCGACGACGTGGTCACCTCGCTGAAGTGCACCGGCCTGCGGCACATGGCACGGCGCGACAGGTTGACCCGATACCTGCGCGACCGGATCGAGGCGGGAACCTGCCCGGTGACGCTGCCGCCACCGTTCAGCGTCCAGGAGACAGCCTGGTACCTGCAGGGCGCCTTCTTCAACACCGCGGTCGTGCAGATGTCCGAGGCGATGGCGCACGTGCTGCTGGCCCTCGCCACGCATCCCGAGTTGCAGCGCGGCCTCGACGACGACGACGCGCTGGACCGGGTGATCGACGAGACGCTACGGGTGCATCCGCTGTTCGGTGTCGCGCACCGGATCACGTCCGCGCCGATCGTGTTGCCCACGGGTGTGTCGCTGCCCGCCGGGTCGGTGCTGCTCTTCAACTACCTGGCGTTCCAGCGCAGCGGATCCGCCGCCGACGACCGGTTCGCCCCGGACCGGTGGCTGACCCTGCGGCGCAGGGACGCGCACTTCATCCCGTTCGGAGTCACCGCGAACCGGGCCTGTCCGGCCCGTGGTGTCGCGCCGGTGATGATGCGCGCGGTGACCCGTGAGGTGCTGCGCCGGTACGCCCTGGCCTCCTCGGTCTCGCACACCCGGTCGCTGCCCAGCCGAGGTCCGGCGTACCTCACGCCGGTCGGGGGCATCGGCCCGGGGCGGCTCCGGCTGGGCCTGATGCGGCTGCGGGACCGCTGGGCCGGCCTGGGCCGCAGTCTCCAGCAACTGGTGCTCGGCACCTGGATGGTTGTCGACGCCCGGCGACAGCGGTTGTGCGCCAACTACTTCGAGGAGGCTGTCCGGTGACCGCGGTTCGGGCCGGACCCGCGTCCGGCGCGCCGCGGTCGTGATAGTTGAGGAGACAACCATCACTTTCTCATTGGTCTCGACCTATGCGATCGTGAACACGTGCACAGCGGACGATCGAACCGGCTGCTGTTGGTCGAGGACGACGCAGGCCTGACGGAGCTGCTCACCGAGACGCTCGTCGACGAGGGCTACGTCGTTGATCGCGCTGCCGACGGCCAGCGTGGTCTGCATCTCGGGCTGACCCGCAGCTATGACGTGATGGTCATCGACCGGCTGTTGCCGGTGCTCGACGGACTCGACCTGGTCGCCCGGTTGCGATCACGGGCGGTCCCGGCCCGGGCGCTGATGCTCACCGCGCTCGGCACGGTCAACGACCGGATAGCCGGGCTGGACGCGGGCGCCGACGACTACCTGATCAAACCCTTCGACCTCGACGAACTGAGCGCCCGGATCCGGGCGCTGTGTCGGCGCACGGCCGAGTCCACCGACGTGCTACGCCTCGGCGCCGGGCTGCTCGACCTGGCGTCGCGTGACGCTGTGCTGGCCGACGGTACCCGGATAGCGCTGTCCGCCCGCGAGTTCGAGTTGCTGCGGGTGCTGGCGGCCCGACCGAACATCGTGCATCCTCGGGGTGAGCTGCACCGGCGGGTCTTCCACGAGGCCGCTGCGGCATCGATCGTGGACACCTACGTCTACTACCTTCGGCGCAAGCTCGGCCGCGCGGTGGTCCGCACCGTGCACCGGTTCGGCTACCGGCTCGGTCGGCTCTGATGGATTCGGCGGAGCGGGCGATCGTCCGGCGGGCCCGGCTCCGGATCGGCCTGCTGGTCGGCCTGGTCATCGGCGCACTGTTGATCCTGGCCGGCGGCATCTCGTACACGGCCCTGGTCGGCCGCCAGGAGGCCCAGATACAACGCGAACTCGAATGGGGCACGAGACACGGCACGATCGCCGGTCCGCCCGCCTGCAGTTGGATCTTCCAGTACGACGGCACCACGGTGGACACCGGCACCAGTCCGCCGCCGCCCGGCTTTCCGCTGCGCACCGCGCTGGACACCGTGGCGGCCACCCGGATCACCGAGACCACCACCGTCACCCGCAACGGAACGGTCTACCACGTACGCACCGAGGCCCGCGGCGACAGCGTGATCCAGGCGGTGTTCGACGCGCGCTTCCAGCTGTCCGACCGCCGGCACCTGCTGCTGGCATTCAGCCTCGCGGCGACCGTCGGGCTGCTCGCCGCCGTGTTGACCGGTGTGCTCGTCGGCCGTCGGGCCGTCGCACCACTCGCGGAGGCACTGACCCGTCAGCGCCGCTTCGTCGCGGACGCCAGCCACGAACTGCGAACCCCGATCGCCCAGGTGCACACCCGTGCCCAGTTGATGGCCCGGCGGGCGCGCACCGACGGCACGGCTGCTGACCTGGACGACCTGCAACGACTGATCGGCACCACCCGTCGACTCGGCGAGATCGTGGACGACCTGCTGCTCTCGGCCCAACTCGCCGCGGCTCCCACCGGCCGGCCGCCGCACCCGCCGGTCGATCTCACCGCGCTGATCGGGGCGACGGTCGCCGCCGAGACCGAACGCGCCGCCGAACGTCAGGTCGCGCTCACGCTGGACATGCCCGACGGCCCGACGCTCGTGCCGGGTATCGAGTCGGCACTGTGCCGGGTCGTTGGCGAGTTGCTCGCGAACGCGCTGAACCACACCCCCGCCGGAGGCCGGATCGAGGTGACCCTGCGGGCCGGCGAGGGCCA is a genomic window of Micromonospora tarapacensis containing:
- a CDS encoding response regulator transcription factor, with protein sequence MHSGRSNRLLLVEDDAGLTELLTETLVDEGYVVDRAADGQRGLHLGLTRSYDVMVIDRLLPVLDGLDLVARLRSRAVPARALMLTALGTVNDRIAGLDAGADDYLIKPFDLDELSARIRALCRRTAESTDVLRLGAGLLDLASRDAVLADGTRIALSAREFELLRVLAARPNIVHPRGELHRRVFHEAAAASIVDTYVYYLRRKLGRAVVRTVHRFGYRLGRL
- a CDS encoding cytochrome P450; translation: MTAPVVVVVLLVLGAGWTLPRWLPPGVVRLREWVFARVNGVEGIPVPGPTVGVEHFEWVYSHPAADGRSRGAALSDLFWYWLAPGPQMHQEHLEPGERYRTVAATTRRVLAVPHQRSDELAAAVTRRVLDELPAGRSHVRLRDLMMPVWAEVYYELVFDQPCPADARAMIVANADDVVTSLKCTGLRHMARRDRLTRYLRDRIEAGTCPVTLPPPFSVQETAWYLQGAFFNTAVVQMSEAMAHVLLALATHPELQRGLDDDDALDRVIDETLRVHPLFGVAHRITSAPIVLPTGVSLPAGSVLLFNYLAFQRSGSAADDRFAPDRWLTLRRRDAHFIPFGVTANRACPARGVAPVMMRAVTREVLRRYALASSVSHTRSLPSRGPAYLTPVGGIGPGRLRLGLMRLRDRWAGLGRSLQQLVLGTWMVVDARRQRLCANYFEEAVR
- a CDS encoding NAD(P)-binding domain-containing protein, with translation MTLDYLIIGAGPAGLQLAALLEADGKRDYLVLEAARIPGAFFATFPRHRQLISINKPRTGSDDPETNLRLDWNSLLSDDPALRFTTYTERYFPDADVMVRYLADFAAKTGVKVRYDSRVTSVGKVDGIFEVRAGETFRARRLIVATGVSRSYAPEIPGFELAEQYADMSVDPRDYLDQKVLIIGKGNSAFETAENLMETTTLIHLAGPSSVRMAWRTHYVGHLRAVNNNFLDTYQLKSANAILDGNIRRIERDGAGFKVTFSFSRVDEVSKELWYDRVIACTGFAFDPSIFDDACRPALAIKDRFPAQTPAWESVNVPGLYFAGTLSQERDFKRSTSGFIHGFRYAVRALHKILERRYGQTPWPAQKLDATPEAIADAIVARVNRTSALWQQFGVLADVVTVAGPDARYHDEVPVEYFAQAGLRTADHDYAHAFVVTLEYGPGHDQVDPFDITVGRVAQDVVGQAHEAAYLHPVVRHHRAGQVVATHHLAENLENRWDRPDVHVAPLAAFLGRCLTRVEA
- a CDS encoding sensor histidine kinase; the encoded protein is MDSAERAIVRRARLRIGLLVGLVIGALLILAGGISYTALVGRQEAQIQRELEWGTRHGTIAGPPACSWIFQYDGTTVDTGTSPPPPGFPLRTALDTVAATRITETTTVTRNGTVYHVRTEARGDSVIQAVFDARFQLSDRRHLLLAFSLAATVGLLAAVLTGVLVGRRAVAPLAEALTRQRRFVADASHELRTPIAQVHTRAQLMARRARTDGTAADLDDLQRLIGTTRRLGEIVDDLLLSAQLAAAPTGRPPHPPVDLTALIGATVAAETERAAERQVALTLDMPDGPTLVPGIESALCRVVGELLANALNHTPAGGRIEVTLRAGEGHAELVVADTGEGFDQADARRIFERFHRGTGSGERRFGLGLALLQEVVTSHHGTIEAEGHPGRGAIFTVRLPAARLPITTGRAAGIRGRRLRQLGAG
- a CDS encoding alpha-hydroxy acid oxidase; this translates as MFALDEVRLNLADVAAGARRRLDPVHWDFFAGGAGEERTVRANEEAFTRRWVVPRILRAVGERDLRISLLGSPVSMPVLIAPTAFHRLAHPEGEVATARAAAGAGTIMVISMAATRSVEEITAGGGVHWFQLYPQSDLGFTSSLVRRAEAAGCRALVVTVDSPVFGRRERDLRHGFVDLPPGLVCENMRDASGQLRDIEMDAGLDWRRISWLRGLTTLPILLKGVLHPADARLAVEHGVDGVLVSNHGGRQLDQVIATLDALPAIVEAVGGRLPVLVDGGIRRGTDVLVALALGATAVLVGRPVLWGLAAGGAAGVRHVLDLLRADLDRALALAGATRPGDLSADLVATVARA